GATCCTGCCAGGGGTTACATCATTCATGATTTAACCTTACATTaggtcggctacatgaatccaaacaaaacaaagtaagggAAAACAGAGGTAAAAAGAGTGATGGGAAATGAAATGAGAAGTGGAGAATGACAGATGCAAGAaggaaaatgaaagtaagaggagaGAGGCACAGCCAACAAGTTAGGAGAATCTCAACTAAAcagggtctgctacatggatccttgctctccaataagctctattcgaggtcatacttcgcacgagacctagactatgcatgtccttcctcacagcTTCTccaatggtcattttaggcctatccTAGCTcatttagctccttcaatcgaaaTCATATCACTCATTACTGCGACATCCCTAGGCCtttgttgaacatgaccataccatctTAACTGACTCTCTCAGAGCTTATcactgatcggggcaactcccacgtCAGCTCTAATgcgttcattccttactttatccttcctagtttttctacatatccatcttaacatcctgaTCACAGCTACACATAGCTTTCCAATaagacacttcttaactgccaaaCATTCTGCCCTATACATCATAGTCAGTCGTACAATAGTCGTCTTGTGGGTACCGCAGTCTGAATCGATTTTCGGGATCCCTTTGAGACAAAGGGTTGATTTATTGTTGAGATTCATTATTAAAATGGGGATTTGGAATCACGCcacatatatataaaaataaaaggagtcgCCGccgaaaaataaaaggagttgtCACATAGGATTTGGGCCGAGGACCCAATGAGTGTTAGCCCTATCCAAAGTAAATGAAAGGGCTACCTGATTCCATATGATAGAGAGTCCAGGTAAGTGGTCAAGTTATGAGAATGGGAAGGCTTTAGAACCCCACCTCGCCTAGttaaaccagtctttctactagatactTGATTTCGAATATTCTCCTATAATGATatgtcctataccaacatgtAAGCCTAACTTGAAGGCTCACGCAGGTTACATGCCAACTAGCCAACGTGAAATTTGCCAAAACGAAATCACTAACTTATTAAAAAGGAGTCTAATAAGACCTCACAAATCCCCTCGGAGTTGCACTGCCTTTTATGTAGAGAATAATGTTGAAATAGAATGAGGAGCGCCGCTATTGGTTATCAATTATAAACCACTAAATAAAGTCTTAAAATGGATTTGGTATCCTCTCCCAAATAAAAGGAATCTTCTTAATAGATTGCATGCAACCCCTATCTTCTCAAAATTTGATATGAAATCTGGATATTGGCATATTCAAATTGCAGAAGAAGATAAATATAAGACTGCTTTTGTCGTCCCCTTCGGACAATATGAATGGAATGTCATGCCATTTGGACTAAAAAATGCCCCTTCTGAATTTCAGAATATTATGAATCAAATTTTTAACCCATATTCTCAATTTATTATAGTATACATTGATGATGTGCTTATATATTCTAATTCACAAGAGTGGCGCAACAAGAGGGCTCTAGATGTGGGCGACATAGGCCGCATGGGTGGCAGCAACAGAAAACACCATGGTAGCAGTGGCGGCAGGCAGTGGTTGATGGTGGTGGATGGTGGTCAGTGGTCAGAGATGGTCAGCATGGTGTGACATGCATGATCACATGTTCAGTCAACCATGTTGAACCAAGAGGCCGAAGCCTCGGTGGCTGCGGTGGTGGTGAGTAcctttttgtaaaaaaaaaaacaaaaagaaaaaagtagatTCGCTCAAATACCAAgttgagaagagagaatagGAGAGAATAGATTGGTTTGTCAAGAACacagaggccaccactttatttataattagagatcattacaataaaggaaataaaaatccTAACCAAATCATATGTGcaacatgtgcaaaatgaacCCGGACACTTTAATATATTTAGGTCCGGGTCACAGGTTGATGGGTCATCCTTCAACAATATATATATGACCTGTGGGTCATCCttcaataatatatataaaattcaaattataGAGCATAAGTGGAAGAGAAGTAATGAAAACTTACATAGATCCCCGGGGAGAATTTCCCATTGTTATTATGTGCAGCCTGTAGGGTCACATTTAGAGCATCTTTATTGTTGATTTGGTTTGAAGTATGAACAAGAGGTCCAAGCAAACAATGGCTCTCAAGCTCAAGTTGCAGTGTTTAAAAATTTACATGTTGTATCAAGGctgtttctttactttttctctACAAGAGGCAATAGCTATGGGTACCCCACCATCCGACGAGGCTTTAACTCTTTATCCTTCCATCTTCAACTTCCTCTTTATTTCCtcccaatttcttctttcttcccatcCTTCCTCATGGTCGGGTCAACCAGGTGTATGTCCATGTCAAACACATGTTGACAAAGGGATTTTATGCTAGAAGTCATGCCAGACAAATAACAAGAAACCACTCTGAATTGTCTCGTCGGTATTCCTGTCTATGTGCATGTTTGTGGGTGTGTGTATGTGTTTGCCTGTCTGCATGCTTGTGTATTGTGTGTATGAGGCCAAGTCTAACCCCTGGTAAAACCCACAAAAAGTAAATTTCTTATTGTTACAATATCAAAAtctataaagaaaaagaagagaacatacagagagagagaggggggttgAGCTAGAACACGATCGGAATTGAATGTCCTCTACCGTGGTCTACTGGTCTAGCCCCTTACATTATATTGAGTCATAAAGAcgaataattaaaagaaaataacaactAATCTCATCAACTCAACACTACCCTACTTATCCCATGGTACACCACTTAAATactcccccctcaagctggagttaatatatatatatatatatatatatatatatatatatatatatatatatatatatctcaaaaggctccagcttggaacaacaaaaaaacagaactaGTCTTGAACATATATAGCAATGGTAGATGCCAATGAGCACAGAGAGAACTTCATTCTGGTAGCAATACCAACTCAAACACACCAATCATCAACAGCAACAGTAGAGAAAAAACTTCATAACAAATAAATCTAGACAGCAACAAACAAAATAAGCGGTAGAGAATATTAGCCGCACACCAAAATATCATATCAGCAATAGTAACATTATAAAATCCTTCTCAAAGAAGGCGAGTAGTaatcttcacaaagaagacTGATAAAAATGCAAATTAGGACGTTGTAAACCACTGAAAAGTGTAACATAAGTTGCTACGAAACCACTGATAAAAGTGCAGCATAGGCTGTGAACCACAAACAAAAGTGTTGCATATGTTGCCATGAACCACTGATAAAGGTGCAGCATAGGTTTCTGCAAACCACTGATAACAGCATGaggcaaggttcgaaaactcgggtctcagtGCCAACTcagacccttgaaaaaccgagtcgagtcaagatctcgccgagttggtgcattttttttttctcgactcgaagcctcatctcggtgggttttagacctagtttgggtctgaaacttggtattcaaccaattttaggccatttaaacgcaatggcactatcaaattttgcaaaaacaaagtccaaataggagttttagttagtgggaaagcagaacagacacttatgctagaaaccaggacagacacaggacaaacacacttatttatgcctaatatcatttacttaagatattttAAAGGGATCTCTGTTAGAGCCTTTGATGCAAGAGAACTTGAAGAGTTGGGTCACAGAGGTGCTGCGTACTTGTGTTTTTCTCTCCAAAATTCTCCTCCCCTTCCTCTGAGATGAAGTGGCCTTTTAATAGAGGACGCCTCTCTTTTCCACCGAAAGTGAAACTTATCCAGAAGGAATCTTGGACTTGGGTGGTGGACAGAGAGCACATGGGCTTGTCGGCAACTTTGGGCTTTGGAGGCCAATGGAGCCTACACACTTgaagaaaaattggaatcttTTGACTTTCGAGACCAAGGCACCAAAAGTAGATTTGGACGGTAGTGCTACAATAAAATTGACTTTTTACTATTCACTACATTGTCGGTAGAACTTGGAATCTTTTGAAAAGAAGCTTAAAAAACcgcaccgaggcattccacgtgtaAAAACACTGTTTTCCTCATTGATTTGGTTTAGACTGGTCACTGTATTGGAATGGGcccagtggtggcttgactatctaggaccAGAGACAGTAGCTGGGACACATATTTAGATACAGCCACGAGTCAACTGCTGTGCCATTCTTTTTGGTGTCGTCATGGCTGACGATTTTCCAGCATCAGGGTTTGGAAACTAACCCATGGGCTTATGGCCCAATTTTCAAGATGTTTGGCCCAAAGAACGCCTGATGGATCTTGCTGATGACGAGGAGAACTGTTGGCTGATGAAATCCAGCCCATCATCAGGGTCTTGAGCAAACTGGCCTTCATGGAGATGGGGGTCTATGGATCCGACACTGGGGTCCGagccttctccttcttcagtaTCAAGGGCCACAAGCTAGGCCTTGATTTCTGCTTGTTTAGCCTTTAATTTAAGGCGTCTACTGTTGCTAGATTTGTCTGATTTTTCTGAGGGAGCTATTTGAGAGGTCACTTTTGTGATTAATTGAATTAGGGCCTCAGGATTGCATCTGCTGCGGTCACATTTATCCCACCACTTGACTTTGAAATTCCTTATGAGAATTGGGATGGAGCAGTCTGGGCTTTCAGTCCGTTCGATTGCATACTCCCAATACATAATCCAAGTCAGGCCGCAATGGATGAAGAATCTCATTAGATCTGACTGTTCGGGGATTTGCTCAATGTGTAGGCAGTAGATGTTGAAGGCATCAAACACTTGATCTGGTAGGATATCTTGAATTGGCCCATAAGCGGTCCACCATTGGGGGAACCAGTTTGGGATTTGACTTGAGAACTTGTAGTCAAAACAGAAAAACCACGAGTGTTGATTTTTACTATTCTGATAAAGGAAAGCATGGTGCCAGGCATCCATGTAATCAAAATAGTAGTACTCTTGCGGCTGAAAGACTTGAGAGAATCTCTTAATAGTGAGGGGATGTGTGCCCCAATCTTTTGAGCTGAGCATTTGAAGGATGGTTACTGAAGTATAGGTCACAAGATTTGGATCACTCTTGTCAAAATTTTGCTTAATACGGATGGAATCCGTATCGACAAGGATGAATTCATAGAACTCTTGAttttttgaactatttggggAATAAAAATTCCAATCTTTATAAAAAACCCTTTGAGCTATTTCTACAGGAGTTTTGCAGCCTTTGGTGAACTGATCATCAAGGGCAAAAAGGTCTTGATAAGCTTGTTTAAGAACATACTGGCTCTTGGGAAAGTTCTGGGAAAGAACTAGTTTGGAAACTGTTGTGGAAGAACTGGGCTTGGTAAGTAGTTGAGAGGATCTTATATTTGGGACCATTTGGGTCGACTGGCTAGCCACCACTTGGGTGAAAGGGACACTTGCAACAACTGTTTTGGAAGGAGAAACTTTGACTAATTGGCTTGAAGGAGCAGACTTGGCATAGGAATCTTTTGATTTAATGCTAGGTTTTGGTTTGGGAGGCTCCTTGGGAGCCATTATTACTGATATGGTTTTGGGACCCTGCAAGAATTCACGGGTCAGGAAATCAGGAAttgaattcatttctcctttaatataagttatgtcaaaatcaaaacttgataaaagggTTTGCCATCTTGcgaaaatttgttttgatgctatgttttgaacatcattttttaaaacttgttttgcagCATTGCAATCCactcttactaaaaattttttgtttaataaatcACTTTAGAATTTTTTAATACAAAGGATTACTAATAAAATCTCTTTTTTAATGGTACTATAGTTTTGTTGGGCAGGGTTCCAAATTCCTGAAGTGAACTGTACTAATAGTTCTTTGTTatcttggacttgtttaagAATGCCTCCGTAACCTAATTCTAAGGCATCAGTTTCAATAATTTTAAAGAATGCTGGATCTGCAAGATTTAAGCAAGGGATTTCTTTGACAAGTTTCTTGATATCCCAGACTGTTGTGGTGTGACTAGAAGTCCAGGGGCTGGCTTCTTCTTGAGCCTAGAAAAAAGATCTTTACATAACTGGCTGATTTGAGGAATAAAATCTCTGAcataatttaggcttcctagaAACCTTTGCAGTTGTTTTTTGTCTAAAATTTGATCAGGAAATATGTCAGCAAAAGCCATAGATCTTTCTATGGGAATAACTTGATTTTGGTAGATGTAATGCCCTAGAAATCTAACTTTGATTTGGAATAACTCTATTTTCTTCTGGGAGAGGACTAATCCACTAGTTTTCATGATGTGGAAGAAACTCCTAAGGTGTTTGAAATGTTGTTTAATAGACTTGGAGAAaactagaacatcatcaatataaactATTATGAATTGGCTGAAAAGATTTAGGATGTCATtcataatattttgaaattcactgggaatattttttaatccaaaaggcattacattccattcgtaatgaccaaatggtgtggtgaaagCCGTTTTGTAGCGATCTTCCTTGTGAACTTGGATTTGCCAATATCTAGATTTGAgatcgaattttgaaaaaatggtagcttggtaaagtctttgaagtaactcttttttatttggtataggatATCTAATCCATTGTAAAGCTTCATTTAGTGGTTTGTAGTTGATGACTAATCTGGGTGTTCCACTTTCTATTTCAGCATTCTTGTTAACGTAAAAAGCAGCACAGCTCCAAAGTGACTTGCTTTtacttattaattttttgtcgAGAagatcttgaatttcttttttgcATATTTCTTGTAATTCTTGAGTCATCTGAATAGACCCAGCTTTGGTAGGGATGTTTTTGTCTGAGAAACTTGATTCATAGGGATGCCTACGCCTATGCCAAAAAGCATCAGGAAACTCTGAACAAAGTTCcttttggatttgggttttgatattagaaatttatttttgaatggTTTTATCTTGGAGTCTTTGTTCAATAGCCTTGTGAGTGACTTCTTGTTTCAAATATTGGAGGTGCTTTTGTTTATTATGGATTAGGCTTATAGTTGATTGCTCTGATATAGCAACAGTTTTGAGCAGATCTATTTCTTTTGTCTTAGCTTGTTCAAAGAATTCAAAATGAACTTGTTTGCCTAAGATAGTGGTTGTGATTCCTTGGTTTGACACAGTGAAGGGTTTTATAAGTTCTAAGAAAGGTTGTCCTAGAATGACTTCTGTGTTTCAATCATTTACTAATATGAACATTTGTTTGAGGCAGACACCTTGGTTGCAGATGTGAACATCTGAAAGTTTGTAGTTGACTTTTAATCTTGATCCATTTGCTCCTGTTAACTGTTGGgttgttttttcaaaatactGGGTTGGGATtaacccttcttgtatgcaGTTTGTCTGTGCTCCTGAATCAACTAGGACTATAGTATTGATCTTGTGGGAGGAAGATATGACAATAGTTATATTGACATACCACTGTTGGCATTTGACCTTGTTAACAATATCAATGAAGtcttcattattatttagtaAAGGTTGTgtactgtcttcttcttctatttctacaACCTGTTTGGATTTTTTCAGGCTTGCTATATCTGCTTTTATGtttttgatttctatttttcttctatttctacaACCTGTTTGGACTTTTTCAGGCTTGCTATATctgcttttatgttttttatttctgtttttaaatCGTTGGTAGTGGCTTCTAAGTTGGTAATTCTATCATGGTCTGGATTTTGAGAAGGAGCAGGGGTTTTTTCAAACTTTTTATAAatgttttttatgttataagggACTGCCTTAGTTTGAGGTTTTGCTGAGGATACTTGTTGTAAGAGTTCTTGGGCGTGTTGGAGGTATAGAGTCTTGGTATGCTTATCCTTGATTTGATCAACGAAGTTGAGGAATTCTTCTGGTTTATTAAAGTTTCTTATTCCTGAACTTGACTTTATCATGTTGATAGACTTTGATGATGCGGAATCATCACAATTTTTACAGAAAACTCCTTGACTATAGTTACAAGGAGAAACTTGTTCATCACTATCACTATTTGACTCAATCTGGTTTATTTTATCTTCTTGGGGTTCTATTTCACTCTTGGAGCTATCTTCTTCTAAGTCAgctaagagttggatttttGTATCATCAGGCATTATAAGTGAATTGATCTTTTTTGCTAATCTGCAGTATTTGGCTATGTGTCCTGGTTTACCACAGTTATAACATCCAGTTTTGGTATTTTGtgttggttttgatttgggaaagGGCTTCTTGTAAGGCCTATATCTTTTAGGGCTGGATCTAGTTTCTAACTTTTGATCTGAGTCTCTATGATTTCTATATCTATTTTTGGACTTCCTAATATGTCTAtggcttttatgtttcttttgggaAATGGTTTTAGGATCAAATCCAAATTGTTCGCAGAATCCTCCTAACTCTTTTTTGTAGGACTTATATTCTTTCCTAATTTATTTCCTGAGTTTGATGTCTGTACACAAAGCTAATCCTTCTTTGTGCACAAGACCTATGAAGTCACCATAGGTGAGAGTTTGATAGGGAATTTccccattgttttcttctcttaaaaCAATGGGAACCACGTAAAAAATCTTGTTGCTGAAAAACCACAAGTAACCATCTACGTAAGAAAATGTTGCTGATGACTAGAGAAAATGAAAcaaactaataataataataatcttcaaatatTAGATGATAACTCCAATCTCCCCCCCAGATGTAGCACTGACAAAAGAGGGCCTCAAATGAaccaagagaaaagaagagaatagggATGATACAAACAACTATCAAAAATCACCTGGGTGGAAACAAAGTCCATCACAGGGAGCACAGATCAGCATGCGTCATTAAAAAAATCCttgttttctatattttatCTACAAGGAATACGCATCTTAACAAAATAGACGACAGcagtggaagagaggagaaacaATATctgatggaattttttttttccttcttcatcaCTCTAATAGACTGATACATGTTACAAAATCAAATATAGTAAACCAGAATCAATAAAGACGAAAagagaacaaagagagagagggtgagCTAGAACACTGCAGTAATTGAATGCTCTCTATCGTGGTCTAGCCCTTTAGTTATATTATATTAAGTCATCAACTCCTAAtaggaaacctactaagagtCTTACGATAGAGATGAATAACTAAAAGGAAACCCgaaaaaaggaaataacaaCTAATCTAATCAACTCAACACTACCCCACTTATCCCACGGTAGTACGGAACACCACTTGCACTTGTATCACACAGTGTTTCTGAGGTATAGCTTGCCAACTTGGTGACTGGCGGATAAATGGTGCTAGATGTTAACAAACGAATCAAGGTATAACCTGGAGGTTGCCTAGGGTTCTAGGCAATTCACCTACTATGCCAACCGATAGACTCTGTATAAGTGTTGGCTAGGCGCCAATATAGACACCAGATTAGCAAtttgtttagaaaatatgacTTCAGATGACATTCTATTACATATAAATGCACAAATGATTAGAATACATGCCACAATGCACAGGCAACCAGCGAGGCTACCAGCCAATGACCATCGCCAAGGGTCAAATGGGCATTCTAAGCTTAAAAATGAGGACGAAAAAATCTTTAAAATGAAGTCCATATAAAGCTTTGAGGTTGCTGGTAAACAGTCTACAAGACAGAAGGGGTCCGCAGGAGCCACGGGTAAACCATGTGGCCTGTGCCCAGACTTGAACCAAATCCCACCTTCACTTTGCAGTACTTGAATCATGAAACAGCCTTTGCAGCCTACCAAAAGTAAATAAGCCCAAGGGTTAGGAGAGCAGAGGAAAGAAAAGGTTTGTCTTTCAGAGTAGGAGCATCATTCCACATATCCATATGTACCAATCAAGGCATCTCCACCTAGAAGTCAATAGAAACTCTAAACCACAATTGTCACGATGTCTAGGCAAACCAAGGGACTGGAGAGGGGCCTGGACACAAGGTAACGCCAACAAGACAACCAAGCCGATCAAAATGCCCACCTGGGCGACCAAGGTgacactagttgtcaaggcacccCGATGCCAAGGCGGTCACCTaagcgatgccttgacaactatgctctaaACAAGTTCAGCAATATGCAATGCCCATAACAGTAGTAGAAAAACATGAAAACATCATAGCAGTCACCAACAACGAAAAGAACTGAAGCACCAAACCACTGCAAGTGAAACATaatccagaatttttttttaaaaaaacgaattaaaaaaaatcgtAAAAAACAATAGTAGCTATGGCAAACAATAGTTAAGCAAAGACACAGTTGTATTTTCGAATCTTCAGGATATTTGTGCTATACATAATGATACTGCAGAGACAGGGTGGCACCCAGAACCAAATTGTTGAAAGTGATGCACCATTGAGACCAAAGCTTGTAGGCAAACACAAAGATAAGATGAATAGAGAAAAGAAGCACAAACTACTACCTCTACATGCAAAATGGAGGGAAAGAAATTCAAACCTTAAAGCTGTAATTCCCTTTTGAATCAACCAGACAATGATACAAGAATGCTCCTCCATGGTCTAAATCAAAATTCTGCACAAGAAAAGTTGAGAATAGTCAATGAACAACTTAGATGTAAGTGACTGTAAAAGTTGCAAGGACTTCAGGTGCAGCTAATAAACTCACTCTCTTCAAGCTACCATGGTGTACCATCATGCATTTACCAAATGTCTAAAGTTACAGCTATGATTCTAAAGTTACAGCTATGatacaaaaaaccctaaatgtaaAGTACACAACCCAAGATGACACTTTCCATACACATAGTACGAGGCTTTGTTGCCAAGGTTCCATTCAGCAATTACAATTTACAAAGACATTCAAAGGCCCATAATACATAAAACCTTATCAGAAACATAATTTTAATATATAGCAGTTTTAGAAGAATGGTAACGACTTCAAGTAATTAATTGAGTCTGCAAGTGCATTTCCAATAATAGAACTCGAAAAAATTACAAGCAATCAAATATTTCAGCAAGGATGGCCACAAATATAATCATGACGAAGTTTCCTTTATTTGGCCCATACATTCTTACCGTAGAGCCTTCGTAATTTTGCTGCATCAAATAGGAGATGACAAGAATCAGATAAAAAGTGAGTTTAGAACCCTAAGACGCACCTTTCTCCTGTCTTTCTCCTTGATACAACGTCGACCAATACTTTGCCAAACGTCCGACTCAAATCTAGCATTTGGGGAGTTCTTCAATTTATGAATGTCCTCAGCTTGGATCACAGTTTCCAGCTTCTCCCTGAGAGAAAACAACCTAACATTTCATCAATTTCACCGTGAATTGTACATAGAAAGGTGGGTCAACATTGAACTTACTTTCCAGCATAACTTAAAATTAAGAAGGCCTTCTTGAACTCAAGTTCGGCCAACGCCATTGAATAGGATCGGGGAAGTCGTGCTGACGTGCTTGGTCCCCACAGACTCGACACAGCCCGTGATGTCTGACATCTCGTGTCTCCTTATCCAACAGAAAACACTCGatcaaaagagaataaaagctGAAATCAACTAGAAACAGTAAAACGCAGGGATCACAGAATCCATTGGGGAATTCTTTGTTAACGTATTTAGAACTATAGTAGTGAAACGCAAATGTTGAGAAAACTGCTAAAAGTCGTCAATGAACAGGCACAGAAAGAATAATATTTCTCAATTCTGCCCAAACTAACATTAAAAATTCAAATACAGAGAAACCATGATAGTGTTTCAAAACTAAAATCTTCCAGAAATTCGGGATAAACTAAGGTCGAGATAAAAACTCGATTCAGAAAAGGCGCTTCATTACGTAAACATTCAACAAAATGTAGAAGTTAAAAAGAATATACATGATAATAAAATTACCAAGAGTATAAGCAGACGTGCCGCTTCCGGAAGGACTTGGGCGGGAAGGAGGAGAGTATATGCTTTTACCAGGAGAAAACGCAGAAAAAGGAGTTCCGCTTCCGGAAGGACTTGGGCGGGAAACAGGGGAGGATGTGTTTTCTCCACGAGCATTTTTCACCATGTGAACTATAAAACCACTGAGAGTTCGAATCGGCTGCTTGGAGCTATTAATCTGGCGGAGGATCTCAAGGGAGGCCTCCTCTCCAATCGAAGCTAGCTGTCTTTTCGCTCCGACGCTCGGCGGAGACACTGACCGTTGTTCACAGATTTTTGTGAGTGCTTGTTGAACAGAGGCAGGTAAAGAGTCATGGTCGGCATCATCCACCATGATCGTATTTCAGTAtcttcaaaccctaaacaacaGAAACAGAGCAAACGGACGAAGCTTTTCTTCAACGCGATTGAAGTCGAAATTTGAAATAGGCAGACGACGATTCAGTGTATAAACAGAGAGCAACTTGGGCGTCTGTAGAGTGAGTCGCAGCTTTTTCTGACTTTCGAAATGACCACTCCCGCCGTTATGAAAGATGATGCCCTGTCGTCTCATATTTAACCGATGGGACATTTTAAATTGGCACTTGGCGGAGAGAGAGAGCCAGTGAGAAATATGTGAATACGCATAATTTTCTTTACgggttattttcaaatgccccctgaaaatggccaaactaaGTAGCATTATAATCCCGCCCGTTAAACAGATCCGTTATGGTATAACGGATTCCATTTTTTAACATTGATGGATCATTctgccccttgatagggtagaatgacaaaaatgcctttatttgaaaaaaacaaaaaaaaaccctgcaactcatcttccccaaatcatcttgagttgcaggtatctttCAATCCATTTGCAATCATCCCTGCAAACCCCTTTCATTGAACTCATTTGCATTCATCTCTTGAAACCATGTAATGCCTTTTTCC
The sequence above is a segment of the Telopea speciosissima isolate NSW1024214 ecotype Mountain lineage chromosome 7, Tspe_v1, whole genome shotgun sequence genome. Coding sequences within it:
- the LOC122668728 gene encoding probable RNA-dependent RNA polymerase 3 codes for the protein MVDDADHDSLPASVQQALTKICEQRSVSPPSVGAKRQLASIGEEASLEILRQINSSKQPIRTLSGFIVHMVKNARGENTSSPVSRPSPSGSGTPFSAFSPGKSIYSPPSRPSPSGSGTSAYTLGDTRCQTSRAVSSLWGPSTSARLPRSYSMALAELEFKKAFLILSYAGKEKLETVIQAEDIHKLKNSPNARFESDVWQSIGRRCIKEKDRRKNFDLDHGGAFLYHCLVDSKGNYSFKGPYYDKRRTHLQKVLGDDNVLLVKFSEEEGNRNVSTISSCTSIYKKIAEEGIFVGLRHYRFFVFKDGGKEEKKKDPTSSRVKCYFVCMESNDFVDRMKPYHLYCKSVHDARCVFMHVHTVNSLVGYMKRFSLILSKTIKLDVDFASLNIQTIGDEPCRDEYGVAVHDEGGKFLVHTDGTGFISEDLALKCPRNIFKGTFQNHGNTKIIVGSLTYMD